A stretch of Aedes aegypti strain LVP_AGWG chromosome 2, AaegL5.0 Primary Assembly, whole genome shotgun sequence DNA encodes these proteins:
- the LOC5574339 gene encoding DC-STAMP domain-containing protein 1, translating into MKIIKLYFYKFTQCCQQRFPKCANLCWSDSSPTNEVVRSLLLYFYGLLLGGLFWRFVLLNLGLSSDFQFVVGLVIALILGYGCALSVQMRCYSLLCLTGFLGKAGRSMLKAIVLTCILTGPINNISLNAREVVRVFTCSTVLTYNLSKTRFELMAKPFQNALLGSKDNLEQVKDEFVVIVDIIEPIEKEIEGFDNETNVRHKRGTNNPDYEQYREHYVKKLKKRCEAQLSKGITRCEQTFQKVYDDCHEKLPILVNYLLCWPMKLDMMCGAGKMFGNQDEICSPDGVVDSEFGQDYGQLKNERERLVGDLKNVSIQYEFVDMEQHEGYLTAKETSKEIKKEFERKKESFDITVYILEKIFAFMILRVTLNALSFHQNYLKKIDFENHYITDYFNHVDQRRARYGKLHILPLRRIERPFLVDLESAACTRLELRKIILHLMTLLLQGISAAVFILLDTLFYETLDIVSMHSKVEFKQEGHHDVNVTVTGTGVIAMMVRRSVEGFKTQVRLNLVTSNEECLPRPSKLETWSLVKIYLLLLGVAVLVLNEAYINRFRRLICAWFYPKREKQRILYLYNRMLKRRKQLQRLLMERLREHIREIKYASKLDFLGQLKLYFPACCGWLSILNKRSCSICDYKGAAHLNECQSFTCFLVYCEECWQDVEQKCLVCEYESVLGHKYSIDKTIS; encoded by the exons ATGAAGATCATTAagctttatttttacaaatttacacAATGCTGCCAACAGCGATTTCCAAAATGCGCCAATCTTTGCTGGTCCGACAGTTCTCCCACCAACGAAGTCGTTCGAAGTCTGCTACTTTATTTTTACGGTTTACTTTTGGGTGGTTTGTTTTGGAGATTTGTTCTGCTGAACCTCGGATTGTCATCTGATTTCCAGTTTGTTGTGGGTCTGGTGATAGCTTTAATTCTTG GTTATGGCTGTGCGTTGTCAGTTCAAATGCGTTGCTACAGCTTGCTTTGTCTAACGGGCTTTCTAGGAAAAGCTGGCCGAAGTATGCTAAAAGCTATTGTATTAACATGCATTCTCACTGGGCCAATCAACAATATCAGTTTGAACGCACGGGAAGTTGTAAGAGTGTTCACATGTTCCACGGTACTAACGTACAACTTGAGCAAAACTAGATTCGAGCTAATGGCGAAGCCCTTTCAAAATGCACTGCTAGGAAGCAAAGATAATTTGGAACAGGTAAAAGATGAGTTTGTGGTTATTGTGGATATCATTGAGCCAATTGAAAAAGAAATCGAAGGTTTTGACAATGAAACGAATGTTCGTCATAAACGAGGAACGAATAACCCTGATTATGAACAATATCGAGAACATTACGTGAAAaagttgaagaaacgttgtGAAGCCCAGTTGAGCAAAGGCATCACCCGATGCGAGCAGACGTTCCAGAAGGTGTACGACGATTGCCACGAGAAGCTCCCGATATTAGTAAACTATCTTCTTTGTTGGCCTATGAAACTTGATATGATGTGTGGTGCtggtaaaatgtttggaaatcaAGATGAAATATGCTCACCAGATGGCGTAGTGGATTCAGAATTTGGTCAAGATTATGGTCAGCTGAAAAATGAAAGAGAACGCTTGGTAGGAGACTTGAAGAACGTCAGTATACAGTATGAATTCGTTGACATGGAACAGCATGAAGGATATTT GACTGCCAAGGAGACAAGTAAAGAAATTAAGAAAGAATTCGAACGCAAGAAGGAATCCTTCGACATaacagtatatattttggaaaaGATATTTGCGTTTATGATTCTTAGAGTTACCCTGAACGCGTTATCCTTTCACCAAAACTATCTGAAAAAGATTGACTTTGAAAACCATTACATAACAGATTACTTCAATCATGTGGATCAAAGAAGAGCTCGATATGGAAAGCTACACATTTTGCCTTTAAGAAGAATTGAAcgaccatttttagttgatctTGAATCAGCTGCTTGCACTCGCCTCGAGCTTAGAAAAATTATCCTTCATCTTATGACGCTCCTCCTTCAAGGTATATCAGCAGCCGTTTTCATTCTATTGGATACACTATTTTACGAAACGCTGGACATTGTATCCATGCATTCTAAAGTGGAGTTCAAACAAGAAGGACATCACGATGTGAACGTTACCGTCACTGGAACAGGAGTCATAGCGATGATGGTTAGAAGGTCAGTAGAAGGTTTTAAAACTCAGGTTAGACTGAACCTGGTAACATCCAATGAAGAATGCTTGCCTCGGCCGTCTAAATTGGAAACTTGGAGCTTGGTGAAAATCTACTTACTTCTGCTGGGTGTTGCAGTTCTAGTACTGAATGAAGCTTACATAAATAGATTCAGACGTTTGATTTGCGCTTGGTTTTACCCGAAACGGGAGAAGCAGCGGATTCTATACCTGTACAATCGTATGCTCAAGAGGCGAAAGCAGTTGCAACGATTGCTGATGGAAAGGCTCAGAGAACACATCCGGGAAATTAAGTATGCTTCAAAGTTGGATTTTCTCGGCcaattgaaattatattttcctgcTTGTTGTGGCTGGTTAAGCATTTTAAACAAAAGGTCGTGTAGTATATGTGATTATAAAGGTGCAGCTCATTTAAATGAGTGTCAGAGCTTTACATGTTTTCTAGTATACTGCGAAGAATGTTGGCAAGATGTAGAGCAAAAATGTCTGGTGTGCGAGTATGAGTCGGTTTTAGGTCACAAGTATTCAATAGATAAAACTATTTCATAA